The genomic region GGCCGAACTTGTGACTCCCCCCCCTGTGTGTGTAGAAAAGTCTCTTTTTCTTTGACGACGCAAGATGCATCAGAAGCGGAGATGCGGCATGAAAGTGCAGAATGTCATAATCCTCGATGACCTCAAGAAACCTCCGCTTCACTGAGAAATCCGTCGCGCTCTTCTGGCCGAGCGCAAAAACTCTCGCCCCAGTCTGACCTGTAACATCTCCATAAAAGGACGCGTCCCTCGCAATAAGCAGATCGGACTCAAGTCCGTTTTCACGCTGGGCCCTGATAAGCTGATAAAGCGCTCTTTCCGCCCCGCCAATGGCCATGGTCCAAGTAATATGAAGGATTCTTTGTTTCACTTGCAGATCGACATTAATGCAGTCCGGGAGCTTTGCTGAATGGCCTTCATGCCTTGAGTATATGCCCGAATAACAAGGGGGTCTGCAGTGCCCTTTCATGGGTCTCGCTGATTATGCCTGTTATCCTTTCTGATTCCCTCTGATAGTTTTGCTCTATCCTTTGGAGTCTTTCTCTGAGGTTTGTCGTCGTAATTTCCCCGGATGCCATTACAAATTCCTGCATGTTCAGCATCCGAAAAATTCCCTTTGTCTTGAATCCCCAGTAAGAAACGGCCATGGCAGGGGTGCCTGCCACCAGTGAAAAAATAGCCGCATGCAGGCGCACCGTGACCATGTACCTGCCACCGCCATAAATATTTAATAACTCATCGGGGCTTAAAGGTCTGTCGATAAGCTGGAACTTCTCAGGATTATCCTTCCGCATGAAATCGTATAATTCCCTGCTTATGTCCGAATCGGATTCAAAACCTCTATAACCTTCAAAATGACTGCACTGGGTAACTATGACACATTTTTCTATGAGGTCGTTTCCGAGCATAAAATCTGCAGTGTCCTTCAACAGCGGAAACATATCTGAAATACTCTCTTCTTTGTTCATTAACTCCCTGACAACTAGAACAAGGTATTTCTTGAATGGCAGATTGTAGGATGAACAAGCAGCCTTCACTTGTTCTTCGCGCGGAGAATCGAGGCCAAAGACGCTGTCAGGCACCAACCTGATCTTGTTGGGATTAATGCCAAGACCTTTGATATAAGATTCTGAAAGCTCCTCTCTGGGCAGCACCATCTCGCTTCGGTTGAATACAAAATTTACCAGACATCTGTTGACAGGATTATGCAAAGGACCAAAGCTTTGGGCGTAGATCACATAAGGCTTTCGCAGCCGCCAGGCCATAAGAAGCGGAAAACAGAGCCAGTATATGGAGACCATGCTCTGTAGTAATTTGCCTTTTTTATCGTATAAGATATTTGTCCCCCTGCTTATGACGATTGCGCTCTCCTTTATTTCCTTCAGAGTCCTATTATTGATTGAAGAAGGAAAAATTACATGAAAAATGCTTAGTATTGTCCTGACCACCCATAATAGGGACTTTGCCCTCCTAAGATATGGGTTCCTGGTGTCGTAATTATCAGCCCGCGCAGGCAGAGGAAAAGGGAGTATTTCGACATCGGGGTATTTCGCCCTTATAAACGGATATGCCTTCTCAATTATGTCCTCCCTGGCATGGGATGAGACATAATTGATTTTATATCCTGGGAAATGCTTCCTGAGCACCTTTATCAGGCTGATTCCCAATGCGCTCCCTCCAGAATTTGTGTCAGGCAGCCCATGGACAATTGTTATCTTATTAGAGGGCATCTTTTTTCCGCGCAACAAAAAGAATATTCTTAGGGCCGAAGATGTCAAAGGACTTTCCCAAAAACTTTATAGCGGCCTCGTCAAGTCGTATGACCATCTCTGTTATAGGTTTGATGTTTATCCCTAAGCTGTTTACGAGTAGCATTACAAGCGCATCTCTTACTATTGAATATTCATAGTGTATGTTTTTAAATTCAACGCTCCCCTTTAGGATTCTAAACAGGTTATCACAGTCAATGTATTCCTCGCTACCATGTTCTCTTGCAGATTTCATGAATAATATTTTTAGCGCCTTTACAATAAAAGAGTTCTTCATGCTTTCGGGGGTCTTGATCTTTTCGTTGAAACCGAGCCAGCCGCCTCCAGCTACCTTGCTGAGCAGATAGAGGAGAGACTCCTCATGCCGAGGAAGATGGTGAAGCACTCCAAAGCCAAGCATTGCGTCGAAAAAGCCATTTCTGAAAGGCAGACTGCCAGCATCGCACAGAATAAAGTGTCCTTTGATTCGCCTCTTCGCTATCCGAAGGGCATTAAACGACAAATCCGTGCCGAAGTAGATTTTATTCTTGATGAAATCCTGATAGGCAGACATGACGCCTGCTGTTCCACAGCCGACTTCGATTACATTTGTTATGGGGCCCTGGGAGTCCAGCACTGAAAGGATATGCCTTTTTCTGGGCAGAAGTCTGTTATAGGTAGAGCGTATTTCACCCGGAGTTTCAGCTGAGTCAAGTTTCTTTTCATAATAGTCTTCCCAGTAATTCATCTCGTCGTATGCCCAACCCTTTTGAGCGGTTTGCTGCCATCTCATAAGCATATTGATATTGTCGTCGAATGTAGACCCGTCGATCTCGCTGATTGAATTTCTGAGGGCTTCCAATATTTCTATATCCCTGTGCAAATCAACGTTTCCTTCAGTTACGAAACGGGGGATTCCTTCGATGACTGTCCATATTCTCTTGCAATATCTACAAAACAAAATGCCCTCGTCATTGTCAGAATCAGCCATGTCTGTTCTTTCGATAAATGACTCCAGTTTAGTCCCTTCATATGGACAAACGAGCACCTGATAAAGATCTGCAGAATCAGTCATGGATATCACTATGAGTATATGAACCTGAAGAAACCAAGGAGTTTATTCTCCCCAGCAAGTGCCATAAAAAACCTGCGCTCCTCGCTGTCGTGTGGAAGAATAAAACGAAAATGGACGACAAACAGCATGATAAACAGCACCCCCATGATAACCACATTCATCAACGGTCCTTCGATATGCAGAAAAGTCATTATCAGCAGCGAGCAGATGGTCCAGTATGCGATTGTGTTGAGCAGGAGCATCCCCACGCGCCGGAGCGGAATAGAATCCCGCACAAACCATCCGATAAAGAGGTTCCGAAAAAGCCCTGCCGTACCTGTTGCTATGACCACGCCCATAATGCCCCAGAGCTTGATAAATAGTATATCTGCAGCCAGATTATATAGGCCAAAAATCTTGCTGAACAATATTATGTCAACTTTCTCATCAAGCTGTGATGAAAGTGCAAGAGGAAACGAGACGGCGTTTATGGCTGCAAAACCCAATACGACTAAGAACAGACGGCTATGCTCGCCGTACTTGCCGAATACCTGGGTGATAAAATCTTCGCCAGCCATGACAAAGAAAAAGAAGACGGGCACGTAAAATATATACGTGTACTTCATCAGAAAGTGCATCATCGTCTTGACCTTCTCTTTCTCTGCGGTAACTCCAAGCGAGAAAAAGAGTGGACGGATAACCTCGGACAGGTATCCCGTGACATTGAACCTTCCGATCATTTTCGATATCCTGTCGCAAAATGCATAAATCCCGACAGCGACTGGATCAAGGAAAAGGGCTATAATGAAATTGTCAACGCCAGTGTCTATGAACTGTATCCCTATATCATTGAAGTTGTTGTATAGTCCATACCTTACGATCCGTTTCTTTTCATTAGCAGAAAAATTACTTATTCCTCCTTCCCTGGGGATAAACCGATGGTAAACATACAAATTAGCCGCGAGCAAAACGATGAGGGCGATAAGGTCAACCGCAATGATCCAGAGAAGAGACGCCCCGTAGTAATAGGAAAGAAGGTAAGCAATAGACTTCAGAAAGACAAAACCAGCGTATGCTCCCTGAGTATACTTATGCAGGAAATAGGAATCAAGGACTATCTTTGCAAACAGCCACTGCTGATAGGTAATAATTACGCCTGCAAACAGAATAAAATACGTTTTATATTCGGATAACTTTAGATACGGAGAAAGCGATTCCCAGAACAGTAATATAATAAGAAGGATCACAGCGCTGATCAGGAGCCTTATTATTGAGGATCTCACATAAAGTCTGTGGGCGAGTGTAAATTCTTTGTTCCTGAAATATTCTGGAATATACCTGTTCAGGATATTATTTAGACCCAACGATGCTATTATGGCCATGACGCCGATAAGAGAGTAAAGAAGGTTATAAATGCCATAATCGTTCTTTGAAAGAAGCTTGATCAGTATAATTGTCGATAAAAAAGCAAAAGCCTGAGATGCAACCTTGAAGAGCACAGTGTAGAATATCGAGACAGACCCTTTTTTCAGCAGGTCCCTGTTATCGTTTGCTGTCATATGGTTGCAGGCTTCGAGAGATTGTCTATTCTTCTTTTACGTCCGTACAATAAAACCGAACTGACCTTCCATGGCAGTTTGAGATGAAGTATTTTATATTCACCGATCTTTTTACGCTGTCATTTTTCACCAAAAACTGATGAATCTGAGTGGTGCCGTTTACCATGACCGGGAATAATGAAGAGTCCTGCGTCCACTTTTCGGCTTCCCAATCGTAGAACAGGCGGTTTGAACTGTCGTATATCTGAAGGTCAACCTTGCAACTGCCATGGGCCTCAAGCAGTGTCTGAACATACACAACAGACTCGGCACGCAGTGCATTGCCTGAATTAATGCTGATGGAATAAAGCGTATCCGACTCAGTAGCCAGTTCATGGTATCCGGAGTCCTTCCCGCAAAAATCAGAAACAAGAGACGATCTCCCGCCGGATTTTGCCGCCTTCCACGCCTCTTTCGGTCCGCTCACGTGCCAACTGGTCATCATCTTTTTCTGTGGCTCGATAGTTGATTTCAAATCCCTGTTGTCCAGGATGCTTAATTCGGATGGAGCCTTCCCCAGCATCCCGATATAATTTCTTCCGTCGAGGTCTTTAAACCTCATCCTGTTTTTAGTCAGAGGTCCGACAATAATTGTATTTCCGTAATTACCCCTTTGGATCTCGACATCCCCTGCGGCTGACTGGGCAAATATGATATTGCCGGTCGATATCCTGCCGGATTCAGGGTCACGGCTGATTTTCAGAAAAGTACTTGTGCTGTATCCTGCGTGGACTTCGACCCCTGAGATCCCCCTCAATTCTATGCCAACAGGAGTTTTTTCAAAATAACCTCCTGTCACAACAGTGCTTGGCGCCATATAACGCACATTATCCGAGGCTGCCGCTCCTTTCGATTTAATCAGGAGGCCTCCCGTGTCATTGTGTTCGCAAGAAACGGAATCAAAAGTAACGCTTATGTTGTTTTCGCTGATAATGCCCCACTTTTTATTGAACTCAGCCTCTACCTGCATCACTCGAACCTGCTGTGTTGCAGCGATTTTAAGCCCACTGCCAGCGGAGTTGGCCACATAGACGTCTTTGATGTGAATATTGTAACCATTAATCTCAACCAAAGTTTCGGTGCCTGGATTGCCTTTTGCATTGCCTTCAAAACCAATGTCGGAAATGGAGGCATTGAACCAGTGGTTCGCCTTTATATGAAACAGGTGAGAATTCTGGCTGTCGGCAAGTTTCAGAACGGATTTGCGGGGCCCGGCTCCTGAGATATTTACGAACTTGGGCGGCAGAAACCCTTCGACCGTCGATCCGATCTTATTTACGTAATAAACGCCAGGCGGGAAATAAAGGCTGCTTCCGTTTTGCGCGCCCTTTATATTCGCAGCTGCATTCCATGCCTTCATGATAGCCGCTGTGTTCTGAGCAGCTTTGGAGGGATCGCCATCGGCTGATGCGCCATAGTCAAGCACATTAATGATTCCCTGACCGCCCTCTGATGCGAATAGCAGGTGCGGCGTGGAAGCCAAAATGACAAGCAGAAGTAATATATTCTTCACAGATTGCAATCGAGCCGGGAGCAGGATGGAATCATAATAGTTCATTTACTGCTAAAGGAGTCTTGATTTCGTATCATCTTTCATCACACTCGCGTAAAAAGGGAAGATAGGGGACCTGAATATCAGGCCCCCTGTGTATTACATCACTTACGGCGTTTTAAACTGTTGAGCGCCCGCCCAGGCGCCTGAACCTGCTGCATTACTGCCGCGAAGATTCCAGAAATAAGTGGTATTGCCTGTCAAGGTCGGCATTGGCGGTGTATTGACTGTGCAGGTATCCACTGCCGTTGTTCCTGTGCAGATGGCTGCAGCATTAAACGTCCGATCGCCGCCAGGCACTACGCCAGCACCCTGCCGCGTAAGATAGACCCGATACTGAGTTGCACCTGCAGATGCTCCTATTGTCCAGGTATAAGACGGCGTCGTGGAGCCTACGATTATCCCACCAATAGGCGATGTGGGGGTAGGCACCCCAGGCACAGTCGCTGTTGTTACGGTGAACAATCTGGAGCCTGCCCATGCTCCTGCACCAGCAGCATTAATACCTCTCACGTTCCAACTGTAAGTCGTATTATTAGTCAAGGTTGGCATTGGCGGTGTGTTCACTGTGCAAGTATCCCCTGCCGTTATTCCTGTGCAGATGGCAGCCGCGTTAAAAGTCAGGTCACCGCCAGGAATGATGCCTCCTCCTGACTGTGTAAGATAGATCCGATACTGGGTTGCCCCTGCAGATGCACCTATCGTCCAGGTATAAGACGGGGTAGTAGAAGCGATCACTGCCCCTGACGCAGGTGAAGTCAGTGTCGGAACACCAGGAACTGTCGCTGTTGTTACGGTGAACTGTATGGAAGGCACCACCCAAGCACCTGCACCAGCCACAGTAATGCCTCGCACGGTCCAATCGTAATTAATACCATCCGACAATGTCGGCATTGGCGGTGCGTTCACTGTGCAGGTATCATCTGCCGTTGTCCCCGTACAGATAGCTGCAGCATTAAACGTCATGTCGCCACCAGGAACACCCCCTACTCCCGACTGTGCCAGATAAATACGATATTGCGTCGCCCCTACGGATGGCCCTACTTTCCATGTATAAGACGGAGTTGTAGTGGCAATGGTCGACCATGATGCAGGTATCATCAGTATCGGCACATCTGGTATAGTCGATGTTGTCATAATAAACTGCCACTGGGCCGTCCACTCTCCAGAACCAGCATCATTAATACCACGCACCTGCCAGAAGTATGTGGTATCATTTGTCAACGTCGGCATCGGCGGTGTATTGACTGTGCAGGTATCCCCTGCTGCTGTCCCTGTACAGATATCAGTAGCATTAAAGGTGAGATCGCCGCCAGGAACTCCTCCCATACCCTGCTCTGTCAGATAGATTCTGTACTGAGCGGCTAATCCAGATGCACCCACTGTCCATGTATAGGATGGTGTCGTAGTGGCGACAAGTGCTCCAGATGCAGGTGACGTGAGTGTCGGCACGCCAGGAACCGTCACCACCTTAAACTTTCGAGGGCCTGCCCACTCACCAGCACCAGCGGCATTTATGCCACGCACTCTGAAGAAATAAATGTATGAGGGATTCAATGTTAATGTTGGCAACGGCGGCGTGTTGACTGTGCAGGTATCCACTGCTGTGGTCCCTGTGCAGATATCGGCAGCATTAAACGTGAGATCTCCGCCAGGAAGAACCCCAGCCTCCTTTCTAGCCAAATAGACCCGGTATTGCGTCGCACCCGCTGATGCCCCCACCGTCCATGTATAGGTCGGGGTTGTTGAAGCGAGGACTTCCCCTTCTGCAGGCGATGTAATTGTCGGCACGCCAGGAACCGTTGATGTTGTCACTATAAACTGCCGCTGGGCTGTCCATGCACCAGCACCGGCGGCATTTATGCCACGCACTTGCCAGAAGTATGTGGTATTGTTTGTCAACGTAGGCATTGGCGGTGTATTGACGGTGCAGGTATCCCCTGCTGTTGTTCCTGTGCAGATCGCAGCTGCGTTAAATGTCTGGTCACCACCGGGAACACCTCCCGCACTCTGCCGAGCCAAATAGATCCGATACTGGGTCGCACCTGCTGATGCTCCCACTGTCCATGTATAGGACGGGGTCGTAGTGGCGACAAGTGCTCCAGATGCAGGTGACGCCAGTGTCGGCACACCGGGCGGTACTGCCACCACCTTCTCATACGCGCCGATGTCGCAGTTTACGCCTTGGGGACGTGCAGTGCCGCGCTGGTCTGTCGCGGCACAGGTTGAGTTCTGACCAGCATCTATTGCAGGACTGCCGACCTCAAGCGCCATGGTCTGTGTAGGCCCACCATTATTTGCAAGAACACCGAGAACTGGATCGCCGTTATAGGCAGACGAGCATGAACCATCCTCAACAAGGTTATTGCTCTGCGCTGATATGGTTCCGGTATTTGCACAGTCGCCACCAGAATTACTATTCGCAATAACCGAATTATAGACAGACATTGAACCCGCATTGTAAATACCTCCTCCGGTCGTTGCCGAGTTGTTTGAAAAAGTGCTGTTATATACGATAAGAGTTCCTGATTCGCTATTATATATTGCTCCACCGGTTCCTGAAGAGTTTCCATGAAATGTGCTGTTCACAATCGATACCGATCCGTCGTTGTCAACTGCTCCGCCAGTAAGGACACCATTGTTGTTTCCGGTGAAGGTGCAGCCGTCGATGATTAGTGAGTTTCCGGGGCCGACATAGATACCGCCGACACCATCCTGTAAGGTCAAATCCACAAGAGATAGCGCAGATGTTCCATCCCCATTGTAGAAGATATCAAAAAAACTATTGCCATTAATTATGATCGGAGTTGCCGGGCCGGTGATAGTCAGTGTCCCGCTAATTGGAGGAAGAGCCGAAGTAACTGTGATTGTACCACTTAAACCCGACTCAAATATTATGTCATTTGTACCGCCCAGACTGTTTGCAGCGTTGATCGCCTCACGCAGAGAGCAGCCAAGCGGGATCCCTCCGGTGCCAGCACAGCAGGCAAAATTATTTACGTCATCAGTCCTTGTCACGGTGAATGTCGGACCGGTTTGATACGCGTCTCCAGCAGCAGCGCATGGGTCGGTGGCCTCTGCAGGAGCGCCGATCAGGCCAACCGTAAATGAGAGAAAAACAGCAACTAAAATAACAAGCGCGCTTCTTTTCATAATATTTCCCTCCTACATAAATTATCCCAATGATAGAGGCAGAATTAACAAAGCAATATAGCTAATTCTAACATTTTGAAGGCTAAACGTCATAATATTATTAAAAGTATCGGCTTTATAAACAGAAATCGTTAATTAGAGACTGTTGCAAAAAGTCTGCGAAACTATAATTATCATGGAAAATGAGGCACTATAGGCGTCTGCCTAACTGAGTTTGTATCCCCCTGATTTTCGGGCAATATGACAAGGATCTTTTTCATTTAAGCGAATATAAGCTAACAGCCTGAACAGCTAACAAGCTATTCGTTGACAGCACTTTTCTCTTTCGACCGAAGGTCTGCATGCTCGCTTCTGAGAGATTCTATCTCGGTGCCGAGTCTTTCATATTCTTCGGTCTTTCGGCGAATAAAGGCCTGGGTCTGTCTGAACTTCTCTGCTACACCGTGAGGAGTAAGTATGTACATATAAGCCATCTTGTTCTTCGAGTTCTTGAAGCGTTCTGCCTTGATATACCCCTTTTCGAGCAGTTCATTGACAATATAGTTTACCTTGCCGAGGCTAATCCCCATTTTGCGGGAGAGGTCA from Nitrospirota bacterium harbors:
- a CDS encoding polysaccharide pyruvyl transferase family protein, with amino-acid sequence MGISLIKVLRKHFPGYKINYVSSHAREDIIEKAYPFIRAKYPDVEILPFPLPARADNYDTRNPYLRRAKSLLWVVRTILSIFHVIFPSSINNRTLKEIKESAIVISRGTNILYDKKGKLLQSMVSIYWLCFPLLMAWRLRKPYVIYAQSFGPLHNPVNRCLVNFVFNRSEMVLPREELSESYIKGLGINPNKIRLVPDSVFGLDSPREEQVKAACSSYNLPFKKYLVLVVRELMNKEESISDMFPLLKDTADFMLGNDLIEKCVIVTQCSHFEGYRGFESDSDISRELYDFMRKDNPEKFQLIDRPLSPDELLNIYGGGRYMVTVRLHAAIFSLVAGTPAMAVSYWGFKTKGIFRMLNMQEFVMASGEITTTNLRERLQRIEQNYQRESERITGIISETHERALQTPLLFGHILKA
- a CDS encoding methyltransferase domain-containing protein, producing the protein MTDSADLYQVLVCPYEGTKLESFIERTDMADSDNDEGILFCRYCKRIWTVIEGIPRFVTEGNVDLHRDIEILEALRNSISEIDGSTFDDNINMLMRWQQTAQKGWAYDEMNYWEDYYEKKLDSAETPGEIRSTYNRLLPRKRHILSVLDSQGPITNVIEVGCGTAGVMSAYQDFIKNKIYFGTDLSFNALRIAKRRIKGHFILCDAGSLPFRNGFFDAMLGFGVLHHLPRHEESLLYLLSKVAGGGWLGFNEKIKTPESMKNSFIVKALKILFMKSAREHGSEEYIDCDNLFRILKGSVEFKNIHYEYSIVRDALVMLLVNSLGINIKPITEMVIRLDEAAIKFLGKSFDIFGPKNILFVARKKDAL
- a CDS encoding oligosaccharide flippase family protein gives rise to the protein MTANDNRDLLKKGSVSIFYTVLFKVASQAFAFLSTIILIKLLSKNDYGIYNLLYSLIGVMAIIASLGLNNILNRYIPEYFRNKEFTLAHRLYVRSSIIRLLISAVILLIILLFWESLSPYLKLSEYKTYFILFAGVIITYQQWLFAKIVLDSYFLHKYTQGAYAGFVFLKSIAYLLSYYYGASLLWIIAVDLIALIVLLAANLYVYHRFIPREGGISNFSANEKKRIVRYGLYNNFNDIGIQFIDTGVDNFIIALFLDPVAVGIYAFCDRISKMIGRFNVTGYLSEVIRPLFFSLGVTAEKEKVKTMMHFLMKYTYIFYVPVFFFFVMAGEDFITQVFGKYGEHSRLFLVVLGFAAINAVSFPLALSSQLDEKVDIILFSKIFGLYNLAADILFIKLWGIMGVVIATGTAGLFRNLFIGWFVRDSIPLRRVGMLLLNTIAYWTICSLLIMTFLHIEGPLMNVVIMGVLFIMLFVVHFRFILPHDSEERRFFMALAGENKLLGFFRFIYS
- a CDS encoding right-handed parallel beta-helix repeat-containing protein, with the translated sequence MKRSALVILVAVFLSFTVGLIGAPAEATDPCAAAGDAYQTGPTFTVTRTDDVNNFACCAGTGGIPLGCSLREAINAANSLGGTNDIIFESGLSGTITVTSALPPISGTLTITGPATPIIINGNSFFDIFYNGDGTSALSLVDLTLQDGVGGIYVGPGNSLIIDGCTFTGNNNGVLTGGAVDNDGSVSIVNSTFHGNSSGTGGAIYNSESGTLIVYNSTFSNNSATTGGGIYNAGSMSVYNSVIANSNSGGDCANTGTISAQSNNLVEDGSCSSAYNGDPVLGVLANNGGPTQTMALEVGSPAIDAGQNSTCAATDQRGTARPQGVNCDIGAYEKVVAVPPGVPTLASPASGALVATTTPSYTWTVGASAGATQYRIYLARQSAGGVPGGDQTFNAAAICTGTTAGDTCTVNTPPMPTLTNNTTYFWQVRGINAAGAGAWTAQRQFIVTTSTVPGVPTITSPAEGEVLASTTPTYTWTVGASAGATQYRVYLARKEAGVLPGGDLTFNAADICTGTTAVDTCTVNTPPLPTLTLNPSYIYFFRVRGINAAGAGEWAGPRKFKVVTVPGVPTLTSPASGALVATTTPSYTWTVGASGLAAQYRIYLTEQGMGGVPGGDLTFNATDICTGTAAGDTCTVNTPPMPTLTNDTTYFWQVRGINDAGSGEWTAQWQFIMTTSTIPDVPILMIPASWSTIATTTPSYTWKVGPSVGATQYRIYLAQSGVGGVPGGDMTFNAAAICTGTTADDTCTVNAPPMPTLSDGINYDWTVRGITVAGAGAWVVPSIQFTVTTATVPGVPTLTSPASGAVIASTTPSYTWTIGASAGATQYRIYLTQSGGGIIPGGDLTFNAAAICTGITAGDTCTVNTPPMPTLTNNTTYSWNVRGINAAGAGAWAGSRLFTVTTATVPGVPTPTSPIGGIIVGSTTPSYTWTIGASAGATQYRVYLTRQGAGVVPGGDRTFNAAAICTGTTAVDTCTVNTPPMPTLTGNTTYFWNLRGSNAAGSGAWAGAQQFKTP
- a CDS encoding MarR family EPS-associated transcriptional regulator; this translates as MNELQFNTLRMLTSDGTLSQRDLSRKMGISLGKVNYIVNELLEKGYIKAERFKNSKNKMAYMYILTPHGVAEKFRQTQAFIRRKTEEYERLGTEIESLRSEHADLRSKEKSAVNE